A stretch of DNA from Rhodoluna sp. KAS3:
TGCGTATTCCCGCACGATAGTCCTAGCCTGAACAGGTTCGATGACTCTTGCAGAACCGCCATAACGGGCTATCAAGCGCCCAATATTTGGCAGGTGGCCGATGCTTATCGTGGTGCGAATCTTAGAATTTCCAACGTCTTTAGGTTCAGAAAGCGGCTGGAATTCTGAGATTAGGCCATAGGCTTCTGGATCGACTTCCACAGTGACTTGAGTGTCGGTAATGCCCGCAACATAAATGGCATCATCGATTTGGCCCACTGCCAAGGCTTGAGCGGTGAGTGGTTCGCTGAGCAATTCAATAGAGCGCATTCGGTCCAGGCGAAAGTTTCGAACCTCCTGGTTAAGGGGACAAAACCCGCGCAGATACGTGCCATCAGGGCTTGGATCTAGGCGGAGTGGTTCAATAACCCGGTTAGTGCGCTCACCTTTTTGGTTGAAATACTCGCAGGAGATCTGAACTCCATCAAGAATTGCGCGTCGGAGCAACTCTAGGCCAGCCTCTACCGTTCCAGGCTTGACTTCAACCCGGGCACCCGAGCTGCGAACCTGCCCTTCTGAAATTAGGTCAACCAAGAATTTCACGTCGCTATCGTTGGCAAACTCTGGCATCGAGGCAAGGTAGTTTAGGCCTGCCGCGATGGCCGAGGTTTGCCGAGTCGAAAGCCTTGGGGCCCCATCAAGAACCAGGTTGTCGGTGAGTGACAGCATGCCTTCTTCTTCGAGAGCGTCTAAATCAATCATGAAGAACCATTCTTCAAAACCATTTATGTCAGCTCGCGCTTCGTTTATCGACGTGACAGCTTTTCGAACATACTCAACACTCAACTCAAAGTGCTGGGCTGCCTCTGCGATGGAAACTGGTCCGCGATTTTGAAGGAAGCCAACCAAGGAAAGTAAAAAGTTGAGGCGGTCCTCGCCGTTGAAAGTGTTCAATTTAGGCATGATCAGCCGCCACTCTCGCGAATCCGTTGTTGATTGCGTCGGCAAGCTCTTTTGGTCGAATTACTTCGATGTCCAAT
This window harbors:
- a CDS encoding WYL domain-containing protein — protein: MPKLNTFNGEDRLNFLLSLVGFLQNRGPVSIAEAAQHFELSVEYVRKAVTSINEARADINGFEEWFFMIDLDALEEEGMLSLTDNLVLDGAPRLSTRQTSAIAAGLNYLASMPEFANDSDVKFLVDLISEGQVRSSGARVEVKPGTVEAGLELLRRAILDGVQISCEYFNQKGERTNRVIEPLRLDPSPDGTYLRGFCPLNQEVRNFRLDRMRSIELLSEPLTAQALAVGQIDDAIYVAGITDTQVTVEVDPEAYGLISEFQPLSEPKDVGNSKIRTTISIGHLPNIGRLIARYGGSARVIEPVQARTIVREYAQKAMRENPAPKQIEDEG